One stretch of Zingiber officinale cultivar Zhangliang chromosome 6B, Zo_v1.1, whole genome shotgun sequence DNA includes these proteins:
- the LOC121991536 gene encoding uncharacterized protein LOC121991536, translated as MASMCLIYLSLLFSLLLCSIEGRNNIPLTVEEDLELENELQSLNKPPVKVLKSFTGDLFDCIQMYKQPAFDHPALKNHKLQIRPSFQTKNDVNMDEKFKPVLDPGFNDTCPLGTVLIRRTRKEDLIIAKELPKYFRNYGSRYHVLDSSEQNYYAIAESQNGRYHGFESKITTWALPNVGPNQVSQNQVWMMGDVDGDYDDLNVIQTGWHVYPQLYKDTSSRFFTFFTTDGYQTGCMNLNCKGFVQVSATHAPGFAFKGDNLSTYGGLQAYFDFRIQKDPQSGNWWLAMDRANLGYWPKELFPNLDVSKLIQFGGQVRTPNDVPSPPMGNGHFPQEGYDKASFFLFSRFIGEDNQAYTPGEGSASLKTNADAKYYQIAGDPPSRGDWDVAYGGPGGLVAGHSSSDASAQLPSSPSPLDEPILAETPKFLLLTSHRDSSPVLAETPKFPLLTVAFPRHDA; from the exons ATGGCATCAATGTGCCTAATTTACTTGTCATTGCTCTTCTCTCTTTTGCTTTGTTCAATTGAAGGAAGAAACAATATTCCCTTGACTGTGGAAGAAGATCTGGAGTTAGAGAATGAGCTCCAAAGCCTCAACAAACCCCCGGTCAAAGTCCTAAAG TCTTTCACTGGGGATCTTTTTGACTGCATCCAAATGTACAAACAACCTGCATTCGATCATCCTGCTCTGAAAAATCATAAGCTACAG ATTCGACCAAGTTTTCAAACGAAGAACGATGTGAATATGGATGAAAAATTTAAACCAGTTTTAGATCCAGGCTTCAACGATACTTGTCCTCTAGGAACTGTTCTCATTCGTCGAACTCGAAAAGAAGATCTAATCATAGCTAAAGAACTACCCAAATACTTCAGGAACTATGGCTCTAGATATCATGTTCTTGATTCTTCCGAACAGAATTAT TATGCGATTGCTGAGAGCCAAAACGGTCGTTACCATGGCTTTGAATCAAAGATCACTACGTGGGCACTTCCAAATGTGGGGCCAAATCAAGTCTCTCAAAATCAAGTATGGATGATGGGAGACGTCGATGGTGATTATGACGACCTGAATGTTATTCAAACCGGATGGCAC gtTTATCCCCAGCTATATAAGGATACTTCTAGTCGTTTTTTCACTTTTTTCACA ACCGACGGTTACCAGACGGGCTGCATGAACTTAAATTGCAAAGGGTTCGTACAAGTCTCAGCAACCCATGCACCTGGATTTGCCTTCAAAGGTGACAACCTTTCTACGTACGGAGGCTTACAAGCATACTTTGACTTTCGAATACAAAAG GATCCTCAAAGTGGTAACTGGTGGTTGGCAATGGACCGTGCCAATCTTGGATATTGGCCAAAGGAGCTTTTCCCTAATCTAGACGTGTCGAAATTGATACAATTTGGAGGTCAAGTGCGTACACCCAACGATGTGCCGTCTCCTCCCATGGGGAATGGTCATTTTCCCCAAGAAGGGTATGATAAAGCCAGCTTTTTTTTGTTTTCACGGTTCATAGGGGAAGACAACCAAGCTTACACTCCGGGCGAGGGCAGTGCGTCTCTGAAAACGAATGCAGATGCCAAATATTATCAAATCGCAGGAGATCCTCCATCCAGAGGTGACTGGGATGTTGCTTATGGTGGACCGGGTGGGTTGGTTGCTGG CCACTCCTCGTCAGATGCCTCGGCCCAACTTCCAAGTTCCCCTTCCCCTCTTGACGAGCCTATCCTCGCCGAGACTCCGAAGTTCCTTCTCCTCACCAGTCACCGTGACTCTTCGCCCGTCCTCGCCGAGACTCCGAAGTTCCCTCTCCTCACCGTGGCTTTTCCTCGCCACGACGCTTAA